In Desulfobulbus oralis, one DNA window encodes the following:
- a CDS encoding helix-turn-helix domain-containing protein, whose product MAQARGATPAARGTLQENTSWIYELNAATERESILCLRAQGCGIRKIAGALNRSPSGDQQGTPA is encoded by the coding sequence CTGGCTCAGGCACGAGGCGCAACGCCAGCAGCAAGGGGCACTCTTCAGGAAAATACATCCTGGATTTACGAGCTAAACGCAGCAACAGAACGGGAAAGTATACTGTGCCTTCGTGCTCAGGGCTGCGGAATCCGCAAGATCGCCGGAGCCCTGAACCGGAGTCCTTCGGGCGATCAGCAGGGAACTCCGGCGTAA